In the Colius striatus isolate bColStr4 chromosome W, bColStr4.1.hap1, whole genome shotgun sequence genome, one interval contains:
- the LOC133628511 gene encoding thioredoxin-like protein 1 isoform X2 — protein sequence MRMVGVKVITNDTEFQLELSAAGSRLVVVKFTMRGCGPCLRIASAFSSLSNKYPQATFLEVDVHQCQGTAATNNISATPTFLFFRNKMRIDQYQGADAVGLEEKIKQHLENDPGNSEDTDIPKGYMDLMPFINKTGCECLNESDEHGFDNCLRKDSTYLESDCDEQLLITIAFSQPVKLYSMKLQGPDNGQGPKYIKIFINLPRSMDFEEAERSEPTQALELTPDDIKEDGIVQLRYVKFQNVNSVTLFVQSNHADEETTRITYFTFIGTPVQATNMNDFKRVVGKKGESH from the exons ATGAGGATGGTGGGTGTGAAGGTGATCACGAACGACACGGAGTTCCAGCTTGAGCTTAGTGCTGCTGGCTCCCGCCTGGTCGTGGTGAAGTTCACTATGCGGGG aTGTGGCCCTTGTTTAAGGATAGCTTCAGCTTTCAGTTCTCTGAGTAACAAATATCCCCAGGCAACTTTTTTGGAAGTTGATGTGCATCAATGCCAG GGAACAGCTGCTACCAATAATATATCAGCAACACCAACGTTTCTCTTTTTCCGGAACAAAATGCGAATTGACCAGTATCAAGGAGCAGATGCTGTAGgtttagaagaaaaaatcaAGCAGCACCTGGAGAATGATCCTGGCAACAGTGAAGATACAGACATCCCAAAAGGATAT atgGATTTAATGCCATTTATCAATAAAACTGGCTGTGAATGTCTTAACGAGAGTGATGAGCATGGATTTGACAATTGTTTACGTAAAGACTCTACCTACTTGGAATCAGACTGTGATGAGCAG ctgcTAATTACTATAGCTTTTAGTCAACCGGTCAAGCTTTATTCTATGAAACTTCAGGGGCCAGATAACG GGCAAGGTCCAAAGTACATTAAAATCTTTATCAACCTTCCTCGATCTATGGATTTTGAGGAAGCAGAAAGAAGTGAACCAACTCAAGCTCTGGAGCTGACACCAGATGATATTAAAGAAGATGGTATTGTCCAGCTTCGCTATGTAAAATTTCAGAATGTTAACAGTGTAACT ttgTTTGTCCAATCCAATCATGCTGATGAAGAAACAACAAGAATTACGTACTTTACATTTATTGGAACTCCAGTCCAAGCAACAAATATGAATGACTTCAAGCGA gTAGTTGGCAAAAAAGGAGAGAGCCACTAG
- the LOC133628511 gene encoding thioredoxin-like protein 1 isoform X1 has protein sequence MRMVGVKVITNDTEFQLELSAAGSRLVVVKFTMRGCGPCLRIASAFSSLSNKYPQATFLEVDVHQCQGTAATNNISATPTFLFFRNKMRIDQYQGADAVGLEEKIKQHLENDPGNSEDTDIPKGYMDLMPFINKTGCECLNESDEHGFDNCLRKDSTYLESDCDEQLLITIAFSQPVKLYSMKLQGPDNGQGPKYIKIFINLPRSMDFEEAERSEPTQALELTPDDIKEDGIVQLRYVKFQNVNSVTLFVQSNHADEETTRITYFTFIGTPVQATNMNDFKRLAKKERATRTQKTLEGLIAIKDLHFYLQLLDRCLTITRDCQSV, from the exons ATGAGGATGGTGGGTGTGAAGGTGATCACGAACGACACGGAGTTCCAGCTTGAGCTTAGTGCTGCTGGCTCCCGCCTGGTCGTGGTGAAGTTCACTATGCGGGG aTGTGGCCCTTGTTTAAGGATAGCTTCAGCTTTCAGTTCTCTGAGTAACAAATATCCCCAGGCAACTTTTTTGGAAGTTGATGTGCATCAATGCCAG GGAACAGCTGCTACCAATAATATATCAGCAACACCAACGTTTCTCTTTTTCCGGAACAAAATGCGAATTGACCAGTATCAAGGAGCAGATGCTGTAGgtttagaagaaaaaatcaAGCAGCACCTGGAGAATGATCCTGGCAACAGTGAAGATACAGACATCCCAAAAGGATAT atgGATTTAATGCCATTTATCAATAAAACTGGCTGTGAATGTCTTAACGAGAGTGATGAGCATGGATTTGACAATTGTTTACGTAAAGACTCTACCTACTTGGAATCAGACTGTGATGAGCAG ctgcTAATTACTATAGCTTTTAGTCAACCGGTCAAGCTTTATTCTATGAAACTTCAGGGGCCAGATAACG GGCAAGGTCCAAAGTACATTAAAATCTTTATCAACCTTCCTCGATCTATGGATTTTGAGGAAGCAGAAAGAAGTGAACCAACTCAAGCTCTGGAGCTGACACCAGATGATATTAAAGAAGATGGTATTGTCCAGCTTCGCTATGTAAAATTTCAGAATGTTAACAGTGTAACT ttgTTTGTCCAATCCAATCATGCTGATGAAGAAACAACAAGAATTACGTACTTTACATTTATTGGAACTCCAGTCCAAGCAACAAATATGAATGACTTCAAGCGA TTGGCAAAAAAGGAGAGAGCCACTAGGACACAGAAGACACTGGAAGGCCTTATTGCAATCAAAGATCTTCACTTTTATCTGCAACTCCTGGATAGGTGCTTGACCATAACCAGGGACTGTCAATCTGTTTAA
- the LOC133628511 gene encoding thioredoxin-like protein 1 isoform X3: protein MRIDQYQGADAVGLEEKIKQHLENDPGNSEDTDIPKGYMDLMPFINKTGCECLNESDEHGFDNCLRKDSTYLESDCDEQLLITIAFSQPVKLYSMKLQGPDNGQGPKYIKIFINLPRSMDFEEAERSEPTQALELTPDDIKEDGIVQLRYVKFQNVNSVTLFVQSNHADEETTRITYFTFIGTPVQATNMNDFKRLAKKERATRTQKTLEGLIAIKDLHFYLQLLDRCLTITRDCQSV, encoded by the exons ATGCGAATTGACCAGTATCAAGGAGCAGATGCTGTAGgtttagaagaaaaaatcaAGCAGCACCTGGAGAATGATCCTGGCAACAGTGAAGATACAGACATCCCAAAAGGATAT atgGATTTAATGCCATTTATCAATAAAACTGGCTGTGAATGTCTTAACGAGAGTGATGAGCATGGATTTGACAATTGTTTACGTAAAGACTCTACCTACTTGGAATCAGACTGTGATGAGCAG ctgcTAATTACTATAGCTTTTAGTCAACCGGTCAAGCTTTATTCTATGAAACTTCAGGGGCCAGATAACG GGCAAGGTCCAAAGTACATTAAAATCTTTATCAACCTTCCTCGATCTATGGATTTTGAGGAAGCAGAAAGAAGTGAACCAACTCAAGCTCTGGAGCTGACACCAGATGATATTAAAGAAGATGGTATTGTCCAGCTTCGCTATGTAAAATTTCAGAATGTTAACAGTGTAACT ttgTTTGTCCAATCCAATCATGCTGATGAAGAAACAACAAGAATTACGTACTTTACATTTATTGGAACTCCAGTCCAAGCAACAAATATGAATGACTTCAAGCGA TTGGCAAAAAAGGAGAGAGCCACTAGGACACAGAAGACACTGGAAGGCCTTATTGCAATCAAAGATCTTCACTTTTATCTGCAACTCCTGGATAGGTGCTTGACCATAACCAGGGACTGTCAATCTGTTTAA